A genome region from Triticum aestivum cultivar Chinese Spring chromosome 2B, IWGSC CS RefSeq v2.1, whole genome shotgun sequence includes the following:
- the LOC123046613 gene encoding uncharacterized protein isoform X2 has product MHPATGTFNSCQIQALLVQRRQKKQDGGCSGRPSQIPTSDAPSARAPLGDPLQFNSLATQYREDPLVHSVACRGHVDDGEKHSEVDVVQYLTVDFAPALHPQDSRGEERGIGVSTTSKRSKRKSEGGSAIRSPRPPSRVALDLGNIVTSGRGTGPHHRASLNSKTMSRHHF; this is encoded by the exons ATGCATCCCGCGACTGGGACCTTCAATTCCTGTCAGATCCAGGCCCTTCTCGTCCAACGACGACAAAAAAAACAAGACGGCGGCTGCTCCGGCCGCCCCTCGCAGATTCCAACTAGCGACGCCCCCTCTGCTCGCGCGCCCCTTGGAGATCCCCTACAATTCAACTCCCTGGCCACGCAGTACAGGGAGGATCCTCTCGTCCACAGCGTGGCCTGTAGGGGTCATGTGGACGACGGTGAGAAGCACAGCGAGGTGGATGTGGTGCAGTACCTTACTGTAGATTTTGCTCCCGCTCTTCATCCACAGG ACAGCAGAGGGGAGGAGAGAGGTATTGGAGTATCGACGACTAGCAAGCGAAGCAAGAGGAAAAGCGAAGGGGGCAGCGCCATCCGTTCGCCGCGACCACCTAGCAGGGTGGCGCTAGATCTGGGAAACATTGTCACGAGTGGTCGAGGAACTGGACcgcatcaccg GGCCTCACTAAATTCTAAAACGATGTCAAGGCATCATTTTTGA
- the LOC123046613 gene encoding uncharacterized protein isoform X1: MHPATGTFNSCQIQALLVQRRQKKQDGGCSGRPSQIPTSDAPSARAPLGDPLQFNSLATQYREDPLVHSVACRGHVDDGEKHSEVDVVQYLTVDFAPALHPQESCLQYLFWAYDWRQLDSRGEERGIGVSTTSKRSKRKSEGGSAIRSPRPPSRVALDLGNIVTSGRGTGPHHRASLNSKTMSRHHF, from the exons ATGCATCCCGCGACTGGGACCTTCAATTCCTGTCAGATCCAGGCCCTTCTCGTCCAACGACGACAAAAAAAACAAGACGGCGGCTGCTCCGGCCGCCCCTCGCAGATTCCAACTAGCGACGCCCCCTCTGCTCGCGCGCCCCTTGGAGATCCCCTACAATTCAACTCCCTGGCCACGCAGTACAGGGAGGATCCTCTCGTCCACAGCGTGGCCTGTAGGGGTCATGTGGACGACGGTGAGAAGCACAGCGAGGTGGATGTGGTGCAGTACCTTACTGTAGATTTTGCTCCCGCTCTTCATCCACAGG AAAGTTGCCTGCAATATCTTTTTTGGGCATATGATTGGCGGCAACTAGACAGCAGAGGGGAGGAGAGAGGTATTGGAGTATCGACGACTAGCAAGCGAAGCAAGAGGAAAAGCGAAGGGGGCAGCGCCATCCGTTCGCCGCGACCACCTAGCAGGGTGGCGCTAGATCTGGGAAACATTGTCACGAGTGGTCGAGGAACTGGACcgcatcaccg GGCCTCACTAAATTCTAAAACGATGTCAAGGCATCATTTTTGA